From one Marmota flaviventris isolate mMarFla1 chromosome 1, mMarFla1.hap1, whole genome shotgun sequence genomic stretch:
- the Wdr18 gene encoding WD repeat-containing protein 18 isoform X1, with the protein MAAPMEVAVCTDSAAQLWSCVVWELHSGANLLTYRGGQAGPRGLALLNGEYLLAAQLGKNYISAWELQRKDQLQQKIMCPGPVTCLTTSPNGLYVLAGIAESIYLWEVSTGNLLVILNRHYQDLSCLKFTGDSSHFLSGGRDCLVLTWSLCSVLQVDPSRIPAPRHVWSQHTLPITDLHCGFGGPLARVATASLDQTVKLWEISSGELLLSVLFDVGIMAVTMDLAEHHVFCGGSDGSIFQVDLCARPTERERSFQPEQDPGKVFRGHRNQVTCLSVSTDGSVLLSGSHDETVRLWDVQSKQCIRTMALRGPVTNASILLAPVGMLNSDFKPSLPLPRFNKHLLGAEHGDEPQGGGLPVRLGRYQQGSEPSYLDRLEQLHKVMCSTMEKNVLGGQDQLRVRVTELEDQVRNLRKINRDLFDFSTRIITRPAK; encoded by the exons ATGGCGGCGCCCATGGAGGTAGCCGTGTGTACGGACTCGGCGGCGCAGCTGTGGAGCTGTGTCGTGTGGGAGCTGCACTCGGGCGCCAACCTGCTCACCTACCGCGGCGGCCAGGCTGGGCCCCGCGGCCTGGCGCTGCTCAATGGCGAGTACCTCCTGGCGGCTCAGCTGGGCAAGAATTACATCAGCGCCTGGGAGCTGCAGCGGAAG GACCAGCTCCAGCAAAAGATCATGTGCCCTGGACCTGTCACCTGTCTGACCACATCACCCAATGGCCTCTATGTCCTGGCAGGAATTGCAGAAAGCATCTACTTATGGGAG GTCTCCACCGGGAACCTCTTGGTCATCCTGAACCGCCACTACCAGGATCTCTCGTGCCTCAAGTTCACTGGTGACAGCAGCCACTTCCTCTCTGGGGGCAGGGACTGCCTGGTGCTGACCTGGAGCCTCTGCAG TGTGCTGCAGGTGGACCCCTCCAGAATCCCTGCGCCCCGGCACGTCTGGTCTCAGCACACGCTCCCCATCACAGACCTGCACTGCGGCTTTGGGGGCCCCCTGGCCCGGGTGGCCACTGCCTCGCTGGACCAGACAGTGAAG CTGTGGGAGATCTCTTCTGGCGAGTTGCTGCTGTCCGTCCTGTTTGATGTGGGCATCATGGCTGTGACCATGGACCTGGCCGAACACCACGTGTTCTGTGGTGGCAGTGATGGCTCCATATTCCAAGTGGACCTCTGTGCTCGG CccacagagagggagaggagctTCCAGCCAGAGCAGGACCCTGGGAAGGTCTTCAGAGGGCACAG GAACCAGGTGACCTGCCTGTCGGTGTCCACTGACGGCAGTGTGCTGCTCTCAGGCTCCCATGATGAGACAGTGCGTCTCTGGGACGTTCAGAGCAAGCAGTGCATCCGGACCATGGCCCTCAGAG GCCCTGTGACCAACGCCTCCATCCTGCTGGCGCCAGTGGGCATGCTGAACTCCGACTTCAAGCCCAGCCTGCCGCTGCCCCGATTCAACAAGCACCTACTGGGCGCCGAGCATGGGGACGAGCCTCAAGGAGGGGGCCTCCCCGTGCGCCTAGGCCGCTACCAGCAG GGATCAGAGCCCAGCTACCTGGACCGCTTGGAGCAACTGCACAAGGTCATGTGCAGCACTATGGAGAAg AACGTGCTAGGCGGCCAGGACCAGCTGCGCGTGCGCGTGACGGAGCTGGAGGACCAAGTTCGCAACCTGCGCAAGATCAACCGCGATCTCTTCGACTTCTCCACGCGCATCATCACGCGGCCAGCCAAGTGA
- the Wdr18 gene encoding WD repeat-containing protein 18 isoform X2: MCPGPVTCLTTSPNGLYVLAGIAESIYLWEVSTGNLLVILNRHYQDLSCLKFTGDSSHFLSGGRDCLVLTWSLCSVLQVDPSRIPAPRHVWSQHTLPITDLHCGFGGPLARVATASLDQTVKLWEISSGELLLSVLFDVGIMAVTMDLAEHHVFCGGSDGSIFQVDLCARPTERERSFQPEQDPGKVFRGHRNQVTCLSVSTDGSVLLSGSHDETVRLWDVQSKQCIRTMALRGPVTNASILLAPVGMLNSDFKPSLPLPRFNKHLLGAEHGDEPQGGGLPVRLGRYQQGSEPSYLDRLEQLHKVMCSTMEKNVLGGQDQLRVRVTELEDQVRNLRKINRDLFDFSTRIITRPAK, encoded by the exons ATGTGCCCTGGACCTGTCACCTGTCTGACCACATCACCCAATGGCCTCTATGTCCTGGCAGGAATTGCAGAAAGCATCTACTTATGGGAG GTCTCCACCGGGAACCTCTTGGTCATCCTGAACCGCCACTACCAGGATCTCTCGTGCCTCAAGTTCACTGGTGACAGCAGCCACTTCCTCTCTGGGGGCAGGGACTGCCTGGTGCTGACCTGGAGCCTCTGCAG TGTGCTGCAGGTGGACCCCTCCAGAATCCCTGCGCCCCGGCACGTCTGGTCTCAGCACACGCTCCCCATCACAGACCTGCACTGCGGCTTTGGGGGCCCCCTGGCCCGGGTGGCCACTGCCTCGCTGGACCAGACAGTGAAG CTGTGGGAGATCTCTTCTGGCGAGTTGCTGCTGTCCGTCCTGTTTGATGTGGGCATCATGGCTGTGACCATGGACCTGGCCGAACACCACGTGTTCTGTGGTGGCAGTGATGGCTCCATATTCCAAGTGGACCTCTGTGCTCGG CccacagagagggagaggagctTCCAGCCAGAGCAGGACCCTGGGAAGGTCTTCAGAGGGCACAG GAACCAGGTGACCTGCCTGTCGGTGTCCACTGACGGCAGTGTGCTGCTCTCAGGCTCCCATGATGAGACAGTGCGTCTCTGGGACGTTCAGAGCAAGCAGTGCATCCGGACCATGGCCCTCAGAG GCCCTGTGACCAACGCCTCCATCCTGCTGGCGCCAGTGGGCATGCTGAACTCCGACTTCAAGCCCAGCCTGCCGCTGCCCCGATTCAACAAGCACCTACTGGGCGCCGAGCATGGGGACGAGCCTCAAGGAGGGGGCCTCCCCGTGCGCCTAGGCCGCTACCAGCAG GGATCAGAGCCCAGCTACCTGGACCGCTTGGAGCAACTGCACAAGGTCATGTGCAGCACTATGGAGAAg AACGTGCTAGGCGGCCAGGACCAGCTGCGCGTGCGCGTGACGGAGCTGGAGGACCAAGTTCGCAACCTGCGCAAGATCAACCGCGATCTCTTCGACTTCTCCACGCGCATCATCACGCGGCCAGCCAAGTGA